Proteins encoded in a region of the Littorina saxatilis isolate snail1 unplaced genomic scaffold, US_GU_Lsax_2.0 scaffold_315, whole genome shotgun sequence genome:
- the LOC138956515 gene encoding uncharacterized protein, with product MAHCTQGMLAVIAAVLMGVLGRPKQCSLSVAPDDGFAHVLPGSDVSFVCSATCLGALSRDQLIWKDPSGKRVPVVGGKRVQAVSYNRWAVSRLVVSAARPADSGVYTCQIQHQHRLLQYTALLQVQDIRLDDPGPRRGDIFIQPEPDLGPIRPVRSAPAPLPPSPHGNHTVTWPVKHHDHDGESESELGKENSEEDGQAVGGGRVRVRREVTNPTYPTTPVDSNNGHVDNNSTVTEAADTTQPNTSQTDKTTPTKPTMTSTRDKSTNPAYTTPFRSTSTPRATLTSTPSANHSTTLTATPSATLTSTPSATPSITLTATPTPTSATSVTGAKADNDAAEDDDIRNAKAASTQDGGGEGESDFGRYGKLAFGLAMGAVVLLLYVLALVILVPRCRKRSQSLTLNTPSRHVTNGKESDVILMGERPHNPLAPMTSATGLNGEYITAVDLDNNAGGDGEMEGEREEGDKDAARKEEDEETKGQE from the exons GCGTTCTGGGTCGTCCAAAACAATGCAGTCTATCTGTTGCGCCTGACGACGGCTTTGCGCATGTGCTACCAGGAAGTGACGTATCCTTTGTCTGTAGCGCCACCTGTCTGGGCGCGTTGTCACGTGACCAGCTCATCTGGAAAGATCCCAGTGGCAAGCGCGTGCCAGTAGTGGGAGGCAAGAG ggtacAGGCAGTGAGCTACAACCGCTGGGCGGTGAGCAGACTGGTGGTGAGCGCGGCACGACCTGCAGACTCCGGGGTCTACACCTGTCAGATCCAACACCAGCACCGTCTGCTGCAGTACACTGCCTTGCTGCAGGTGCAAG ACATCAGGCTTGACGACCCGGGGCCGCGACGTGGCGACATCTTCATCCAGCCCGAGCCAGACCTCGGCCCCATCAGACCCGTCAGGTCCGCCCCCGCTCCGCTGCCCCCCAGTCCCCATGGCAACCACACGGTCACGTGGCCTGTCAAGCACCACGACCATGATGgcgagagtgagagtgagctgGGGAAGGAGAATAGTGAGGAGGATGGTCAAGCTGTCGGCGGCGGAAGAGTGAGGGTCCGAAGAGAAGTCACCAATCCGACCTATCCGACCACCCCTGTAGATTCCAACAATGGGCATGTAGACAACAACTCAACAGTGACAGAAGCAGCAGACACAACTCAACCAAACACatctcagacagacaaaactACACCCACCAAGCCAACGATGACGTCTACAAGGGACAAATCCACCAATCCTGCTTATACTACACCCTTCCGTTCAACCAGCACCCCCAGGGCCACCCTAACCAGCACCCCCAGCGCCAACCACAGCACCACCCTCACCGCCACCCCCAGCGCCACCCTAACCAGCACCCCCAGCGCCACCCCCAGCATCACCCTCACCGCCACCCCCACGCCCACATCAGCAACGTCAGTGACAGGAGCCAAGGCGGACAATGACGCAGCTGAGGACGATGATATCAGGAACGCAAAGGCGGCCTCCACACaggacggagggggagagggggagtcGGACTTTGGGCGGTACGGCAAGCTCGCCTTCGGTCTGGCCATGGGCGCTGTGGTCCTCCTGCTCTACGTGCTGGCCCTCGTCATCCTCGTGCCCCGCTGTCGTAAGCGCAGCCAATCGCTCACCCTCAACACGCCCTCTCGTCACGTCACCAACGGGAAGGAGAGTGACGTCATTCTGATGGGCGAGCGGCCCCACAATCCCCTGGCCCCTATGACGTCAGCCACGGGGCTCAACGGAGAGTACATCACAGCCGTCGACCTGGACAACAACGCGGGTGGGGATGGGGAaatggagggggagagggaggagggcGACAAGGATGCTGCGAGGaaggaggaggacgaggagaCGAAAGGACAAGAAAG